Part of the Kushneria marisflavi genome, GGAGAACTCTTTATGGCAGACAATAGGTTATGGCAAACGATAGGGACAAAAGGGTCACGATAAAGGGGCGATCAGAGGGCCCGGGCGGGTCAGCGTCGAGGGGTCAACCGCTGCTGAGCAGGGTCAGGCGACGGCCTCGGTGACAGCAGATTAGATTCAGCGCACACAGCCTGGCGATGTCGACGGCCAGCGGCGAAGGATGGGAAAGCGTGGCCAGCGTCGGAATGCCGGCACGCACCGCCTTTTGAACCAGTTCAAGACTGCAGCGACTCGACAGCAGCACCATCGCAATCGGCCGGTTCTCGACCAGCGACGCACCGATCAGCTTGTCGAGGGCGTTGTGCCGACCGATATCGACACCACTGCCCAGCCACTGACCATCAACATCAAAGCCAAGCGCCATGTGAAGGCCTGGCTGACCATCCGCAGAGAGCTTCTCGAGCGCTTTTTCAAGCTGTGCAGGGACCGGCGGCCGGCTGGCGGGCAAACGCTGAAGTCCTTCCAGCATCTGCGCCTCTTCAGCGCTGCCGCAACGCCCACAACTCGAGGAGGCCGAGGTAACGCGACGACGCTCGCCCGCCAGCCGCTCAATATGGGCCGGCACACTCATGCGCACCCGCACGCCATGACGCAGTCGATCCGTGGTGATCTCACCGACCTGCGAGGCCCGCGTGATCATGCCCTCACTGAAGGCAAACCCTACTGCCCAGTGCTCGAGCGCTTCAGGCGTGGCCAGCACGGAGGCATAGGCGGTCTCGTTGAACGACAGGGTTACTGGCAGTTCGGAGGGGCCCTGGAGCTGCTCGTTGGGCGTTTGAGTAGCGTCCTCGTAATCAGAAAGCGACATGGCAGTACGGCTCCTCTGACGGACGGGTGTGCTGAAATACAGCCAACCCGGGCGGGGCATCGACGCCTGCAGGCCCCGATGTCTATTGACGAAAGTATAACGCCGCGCTCACGCATCACTCCAATGGAGCAGCAACATGAATTGATCGAGCGCGTCTATCAATTTTTCAGAAACGATCAATTCTTCGGTAACGGTCGGCTCCCTGAGAGCCATCGAGGCTTCAAAACCATCAGAGCGGCTACCCTGCGCCGCGATCCACCGACCCTGCGCCATCACATGGGCGCCTCGCCGGGCTCACGCAGCCACTCCAGCAACGCCTGCAAACGTCGCGACGGCGGCGCGCCAGCACGCCACAAAAGCCCGACCGGCGGATCCTCCCCGGTCGCCGGCAGCAGGCGGTGCACCAGGCCGGAGTGACGCAGGACCTCGGGTCCGTGCTGCTCGACGATTCCGACGCCGGCCCCCTGCCCCACCAGCCGCTCCAGTGCCGCCATGGATTCGGTCTCCAGCACAGGGGATAACGTCACGCCCTCGCGCCGGGCGTGAAGGTCGATGCGATGGCGGTGCTGCATGTCCGGCGTTAAAAGACACAGCGGGAAATTGCCAATATCTGCCCAGGCGGGCCTTTCAGGCAGGGTAAAGCAGTCCTCACGCGCCAGCAGGGCATAGCGCTCGGTATGGAGCCGGCGCGCCACGAAGGGTTCGGCCGCGGGGACATCGAGATAGCCCACCGCCACATCGATGTCGCCTTCCATCAGCGATTGCATCAACGGCAGTGTGGCGCGCTCCATGAGACGCAGCGTCAGGGCCGGATAATGCTCGCGCAGTGGCACGACCCAGCTGCTGACGGCATCCAGTGCCGAGGGGATCAGCCCCAGCCGCAGCAGACCGCTGGGCGGGCTTGAGGGGTCAAGCTCGGCATTGAGCTCATCGAGTGAGGCGAGAATGCGCCGGGCATGGCTGAGCACATGCTCGCCTTCCGGCGTCAGTCCCTCGAAGCGATGACCGCGAATGATCAGTGCACACCCAAGCTCTTCTTCCAGCTGCTTGAGCCGGGCCGAGAGCGTGGGCTGAGTGACGTTGCAGGCGGTCGCCGCACGCCCGAAATGGCGCTCGCGAGCCAGTGCGACCAGAAAACCGAGCTGTCGATGGTCCATATCAGGGCTGGCGCTTGACGCAGCGCACATCGATCCAGTCACGCGCCTGGGCCAGACTCTCCAGCTCGACCGTGGCCCGACTGACGTCCTGACCGCGCGAATAGGCATTGGGAATGGCGATCACATCAATGCCGGCAGCATGGGCAGCGTTCACGCCGTGACAGGTATCCTCGATCGCCACCGCTTGAGCCGCCTCGATACCACAAAGGGACAGCCCCTTGAGATAGCACTCCGGGTGTGGCTTGGAGTGCGTCACGTCGTTACGGGTCACGATGTGGTCAAAAAATCGCGTCAGGTCGTAGTGCTCAAGCGTCGGGGCGATTTCCTGGCGCCCGCTGCCGGTGATCAGCGCCATGGGCAAGCCTTGCTCGCGACACCATTCGAGCATCTCGAGGGCATGATCCATCAGCGCAATCGGGTCACGGGTGAAGCTTGCCACGGTGCGCTCGACCTTGCGATCGACCAGCGCCTTGGCCGAGATGGAAAGCCCGCGGGTTTGAATCAAGCGTTCGACCTCCTGGGTGACCGGCACGCCGGAACTTTCGCGTTTGTACTCTTCATCGTCGATGTGAGCCCCCATCTCACCGAGTATTTCGTTCCAGACCCGATGATGGGCACTTTCGGAATCGGCCAGCGTGCCGTCAAAATCGAACAGAACGGCGCAATATTTTCCGGTTGGCTGCATGCAGCGACTCCTGGTGTGGGTATGTCGACATGGTCCAGTAACCGGCGCCCTCTGACAACTGCAGGGCACCGGGTTCGTTGCTAGAATCATTCTCATTCACAGTTGAATGCCTGCCACGGAAGGTGTCGGCATCCCGGAGAGAGCTTGTCATGCATGATGCACTGTTCAATGAGCGATTGGCCCGCTTTGGTCCGGTCCTGACGCGACGACGTGAGGGCATGGACACGGTCATGCCGCTGCGACGGCTGCTGGAAGGGAACGTGCTGGAGGGGGTTCTGAAACGCTTCAGTGAACATCACGGCCCGTGCGAGCGTCGGGCACTCGCCACGCAGTGGTCAAAGCATTATCTAAGCCAGCTGATCATTCCCGTGACGGTCATCGAGCTCTGCCGGGACATTCATCTACCGACAAACATCGATGAGATGGGCGTGATACTGGCAGAGGACGGCACGCCTGAACGATTCGTGCTGCCCCATGAAGGGACCATCAGTCTGGATAACGGCTGCGCAAGATTTTGCCCGCTGATTGCTCGCCATCTCACACCGTTGATCGACACACTGGCGCGCCGGGTACATTTCTCGCCCCGCGTACTGTGGAGCAATGCCGCGGTCTATTTCGAATTCGCCGTCAACGAGCTCGACCGCCAGGGGCTGGCGAGTCCCTACGAGATCGACGGCGCGCGAGCCATGATGGCACTGCGCCAGCTGCCGGACCGCCAGCGCAATCCCTTCTATCGACCCGTGGACTATATCGACGTGGCTGACGACGACGGCGCCACCGAACCGTGGCGCTGTCGTCGCATGTGCTGCCTGCGCTATCTCGATGACACGCTCGGGCTATGCGGCAACTGCCCACGACTAAAAACCACCCGAGCGGACAATCACCAGGCTCAGGCCTGAGCGTTGTCCTGCTGTGAAGCGTCATCGGCGCTTTCACGACGAGCAACGCTTGCATCACGGCGTGAACGGAGCTCTTCTTCGTACATCTGTTCGATGACCTGTAACAGCCCGCCCAGAATCCACCAGACACCGAAGATGGCCAGCAGGAAGGCAACGGCGGCCATAAAGGGGTTATGGAAAATGGCATACAGCGCTGCTGCCGCGGCACAAAATACATAGCCGCCCACCGCACGACGCAGGGACTTATCCAGGCTCAGCCAGAAACCATTCTGGCTGTAGCCCACACCGCGACGCCAGAGAATGTCGGTCAACACATGGAAGGTGGCCGCGGCCGACACCAGCAGCAGCGCAAAGCTCACAATCTGGAAAATACCGAAGGCCGGGCTGGTAATCACGGCAAAAAGCCACAGGATGGGCAGTGACACGACTGCCCACATCACGATCGCTCGCTTGCGCAACGCTTGATTGTTCATTGTCCTCATGTCCTGTCTGGTCGATGTTGCGGGGTCCGACACGGTCTGTCCGACCGTCATGTCCTGCCTGTGACACCGGCGCCGGTGAGTTGGTTCATCGACGCGCGATCAGGCGCCTGAGTGCGCCGTTCACGGGCGAGCAGGCACACAGTGTGCCCTGGCGACCTGAACAACACCTTGCCGTTATGACGATTCGCGTCCCATTGGCGACCACGCCACCGGACCCGGATCGTCTTCCAGGTCAAAATGTGGCTCACCGCTCAGGTGATTGAGAATTACCGCCGAACGCCAGGCCATCAGCGACAGCTGTGGCTCGGCGATTCCGTAGCGGGTACGCCCGGCGTTGACCGCATAAAGCCGACTGTCTCCACCGCCCTGCCAGTCGAGCATGAAATGATCCCCCATGCTCGGCTCGCCGTGGGCGTCACGCTGGATGCGATCCAGCAGCGGCGCCATGCACTCGGGCAGACTGGACTCAAAGCCGGTGGCAAAGATGACCACGTCAGCATCGAATCGCTCCAGTCCGCCGGTCATGCCGTGTCGAGCGTCAAGCATAAAGCCATTGCCGACGCGCGTCATGTCAACGGCTTCACGATGCGGCAGCAGATGTGCCCAGCGCGGCTCGTTCATCACATCAAAACGGTGATAAAGCGTCTGATAAATCCCGCTCAGCGCCGCCGGTGTAATGCCGTCGCTGGCGTATTTCTGAGCGTTGACCTCGCGCCGGCGGACATCATCCTCAAGCCTTGCAAACTGTGAGGTATAGCCGGGCGTGAAGTATTCATTGGTGAAGGCAGTCTCATCGAGCGGCTGAAAGTTGCGCCGCCGCGAAAGCCAGTGCAATGACTTTGGCGGCCCCCAGTGCCCCCGCAGGGCGTTGATGAAGATATCTGCCCCACTCTGCCCGCCGCCGACAATCACCACGCGCTGATTGGTGAAATCGCGCGCATGCCAGGCGATCGATTCAGCGTGCAGGCAGCGCTCACTCTGGTGCTCGCGCGCAAAGGCCGGCAGCCAAGGCGTTTTGCCGCTGCCCAGACACAGATGCCGCGCCCGAAAGGCACGGGTATCGGTTCTGAGCTGAAAATGCTCACCGTCATGGTCGATTTCACGCACGCTGTGATCCAGCCAGACGTTATCGAGCCCTTCGGCGGCCCAGCGCAGGTAGTCGGAAAACTCGGCCCGGGAGACCGTGGAAAGCTCGGCGTTCAAAAAGCGATAAAATCGGCGATGCTGGACCAGATAGTTGAGAAACGACCAGCGACTGGTGGGGTCGATCGCCGTGACCAGATCCTTGAGAAAGCCGGTCTGCAGATGGGTGTCCGGCAGCATCATGCCTTCGTGCCAGACGTAGCGCTTTTGACGATCGAAAAATCGCGTCGAAAGCGTCGGCAGGCCATCGGCCAGCGCGGCAATGCTCAAGTTGAACGGACCGGCGCCGATGCCGGCCAGATCCAGAAGCTCGGGGGTATCAGCCATGGTGAACAGTGTCTCGGATAGCTACGCGCCCTGACGTGACAGCGCCGTCTCGCCCTGTTGGCGCAGCGAATCATCGTCACTCAGGCAGTGATAGAGCGGATTATCGATCAAATGATCCATGTCCGGCAGCATGCGGGCCGCCGAATGGTCATTGGCATGTAAAAACTTCGAACGATTGAGCCCAAGACGCAGAATACGCGGCTTGAACAGGCTGAACATGTCAAAGCGTTCTTCAAGCGCCTGGTTGCGGGCCATATAGGTCTCAAGCGCTTTCGCGCAAATCTGGTAAAACCGGGTTTCGCTGACGCCGACCTGTGCGGCCAGGGGCGCCACGAAACGCAAAAGCGTCACGAAATGCCCGGTCTGAAGGTCATGAATCAGTTTCTCCGGCGGTAGACGTACCGTCACATCGACCAGCTCGCGTGGCAGATCGTGTGCCTCGGGAAAGTCCTCATCGACCAGGCGCAGATCACCCTGGAAATCCTTGAGCGCCAGCCGGTGCGGCACGCCGTCCCGTAGAATCAGGGTTAGATTCTGCCCGTGGGCAATGATGATGATCCCGAACCGGCAGATCAGATGATACATCGGGATCAGCGTCGCCTCGAACATGCGTGAAAGCCACTGTTCGGCTTCCACCCCGGAGGCCTCGATATAAGCCGCCAGCCAAGCCCGACCGTCGGCGTCACACTGCATCAGCTCCGACATCAAAAGCGCCTGCTCACCTTCAGCAATTCGCGGTGCCAGCCCCTCTCGCCAGATCACGCCGCACAGCTCGCGAAAGCGATAGGGCGCCTCATCAAGTCGGCCGTATTGATCATGCTCGACCACGGCAGATGCCGGCTCGGCCAGAATCTCCAGTCCGGCGCGATGAAGCTCCTCGTCATCACGGGCGCGCGCCTGAAGCCAGTGTGAGGCCGCAGGGCCTGCCAGCATGTACTGTCCCGGAATGCCGCGATAGCTTGAGGTGTTCATGATGGTGATCGGCAGCTTCAGATCATAACGCCCCGGGCGGCTGGCATTGGTCAGCGTGCGCAGCGACTGCTGGGCCACGAAATGATCGCCAAAGGCGCCCAGCCAGGCCATGTCACCGCGCCCGATATCACCCACGTGCAGCATGGAGAGCATCCGCGCCCACTGCCAGGGGTGCACCGGCATCAGCGCAAAGGCCTCGGCCTTCTCCCCCAGTACGGCGCACTTGCCATCGCGCGCGGCCAGCAGCAGGCGACGCTGTTCTTCATCGAGCACGCTGTCCAGCAGCTCAGCCTCGTCAATGGCCATCCGGCTGCTTTTGAGGCGCTTGCGGCGCACCATCAGCCACTCGACCTGAAAGGGATGGGCGTATTCCGGCGCGTAACGCTCAAGGGACTGTACGCCCCAACCGCGCCGTCCCTTGTTGAACAAGAACTTGGGGTGCCCATCCAGCACGGCCTGGCGCTGTGGCTCGGCAAGTCTGATGGCCTCATCGGCACCAAGGCGCTGATGCACCTCGATCAGATAGCAATCGCCGCGCAGGGTGTTGTAAAGATCTTCCAGATGCTCCGCCAGCTGGGCATCGTTCATGCCCATGCCGGGCGCCAGCGCCAGCAGAAACTCGGCCGCCTCAGGCATCTCACTGGTATCTTTCGGCCCGCGCAGGCTGTCGACCTCGATCAGCAACTGTCCCCACAGATTGGCCTGCGCCTGAAAGTGCCAGCGCCCGCAGGCCCGACTTTCGGCCGATGTGCTGCGATCCTCCGGGGCGACCACCTCGATATCCAGCCGCCAGCCGCCCAAACCGTTTTTGGGCAGCAGCACCTGCTCATAGGCCAGCTCGCTGATCATTTTGGCGATCAATGCGCGATTGGCATGCGACCAGTGCCGACGGATGGCCTCCTCGGCATCAATGGTGGCCAGCATCGGGGGCAGAATCGATGAACCGGATTCGGCTGACATCACATCACCTGTCCAAAGAAGTGATAGCGGGTGCCCATGACCAGCATGGCCCGCTTGTCGGGCAGATCGAATTCGCGCAGGCTGAAAAGCCCCATCCGCTCGAGATGCCGAAAGATACGTTCGTTGCCGGCGTCAGGCTCCAGTACGACACGATCGGTACGCGGCTCGCTCAGATAGGCGTAGTGCTCAAGCCCGGTCAACCAGGCATCCACAAACCGTGCGCCACGATAGTTTTCTTCCCCCACCAGCACGTGCAGGCCGCGATCAAAGGCCTGCCAGTCGTAATATTCGCCCAGCACATCCTCGGGCGCCCAGTAGAGTTCGAAATATCCGAACGCCTCGCCGTCCAGCTCGCCGATCAGCGATAGCCGATGTGGCTCGGCCAGTCGATGATCCAGCCATTCGGAAAACGCTTCACGCGGCTTGTTCTGCTGCCAGAAGCGGGATACCCGCTCGCACTGCATCCACTGATGAAGACGATCAAGATCGCGCTCGGCGTCGCAGAGGCGCAGGGTCAGATGCTGTTCCAGTCGTGGATCGAAGCGCTCATACACCACGCCCCGGGGCTTGATCGGACGCCATGGCCGTCCCAGCTCGATCTCGAAGGGCTGAGCAGCGTAGTCGGATTTAAGCCAGTGCCACGGGCGCTGGTAGAAACTCTCGCGCAGCACTCGCGGGGCGCCCAGCGCCTGGCACAGCGGGTACCAGTGAGGATCGGCGCGCCAGGCCTCATCAAGGATCAGTAGACGACATGCCGGATGGGTCGCAAAGTGGTGATCAATGGCTTCCAGAAGCATCAGTGTCTGCGAAGGCGCCAGCCTCTCGCTGGCAGACAGGTCATCACGGCTGGACATGGTGATTTCTCGCGGTATCAGGGTCATGGGTCAGGACGCGCCGGCCTCAATCGACAGTGGATGGGATCGACAGGGGATTGGGCATGTCCAGATAGATTTTTGCCGGGTCATCCAGCGTGGATTCGTTGATGCCGGACAGATAGCAGAAGAAATTGCTTTTGACCTCCAGCGTGTTCGAGTCCAGTAGATGATCAAGCAGCGTGGTATCCCCGTTGCCGGCGCGCTCACGCAGCGCGGTCAGATGATCGCGCAGGTGCGATACCAGCACGGCCTCATCGATCAGGTCCGCCTCGGCCAGAGCAGCCGTGACCGCAAGGGTCGAATTGACGATGACGTAATAGGGAAAATAGCGCGTGAGCATGTCCGCCGTGATGCGGTGGTCCTGGCTGACGCGCTCGCCGGGATGGCGTGCCATGAAATGTTCCGTGACGCCGCTGCCCTGGCAGTCGCGATAGTCCACCCCCACCGGTCGCTCATCCTCAAGGCGCACCACAATGTTTTGCTGATGGGCCAGCAGCACAATGCCCTCCTCGACCACCAGACGGATCAGCGGTGACAGCACCCGCCTGCAGAAGGCATCAAACCATTCAAGCGCGGCGTCACGCTCGCCGAGATTTTCCCGTACTGCCAACCGTCGGACCCCATTGGCCAGCAGCGTCTGTCCGGGCTCCCCCAGCGGCTGGGTCAGAGTGGCCAACACATTGCTGGTGGCATCAGACGCTGGAATACGGTTTTCACGCAGCAGCGCCAGGCTGGCTTCATCGATCTCGCCGTCGTCATTTTTGAAGCCAAGCCAGGCCGGCTCCTGCATCAGATAAAAGTGCTCGCGAATGTCAGGGCTGACATCGGGCCACCAGCGGTCCAGACGCAGCCCACGCATGACCTCATTGCCGTGCAGTACGCGCAGGGAATTGGTCAGCCGCGCCGACAGCGACCCCTTGACCATCCATTCTGCCTGTGGGCAGTAAAGCGAGCGATGCGATGAGGTGGGATACCAGCGGCGCACGCTCTGATCCCCCTCCTCACCCAGTACGATCAGCTCACCGGCGTTGATCATGGTCGCGACATCGTCGCGCTGCTGAAGAAATCGTGACTGCCAGGGATGCATCGGCAGGGCGCTGAAGCCCACCGGCAACCGCTCGGCCAGCGTTTCGGGCAAGAGATCGTGCATCATGGCCGCGGCCGCGGTCTCACGACTGCTGTCGCCTACCGCCCGTGCCGGCGAGACGCCCCACCAGACCAGGGCGAAGGATGCCCGATGTTCCGGGGTATGGTCCCGCGCCTGCTCGGCATCAAAGGGCGCCTGAGATTTGGGCGCCGGGTGAAAATCATGACCGACCAACAGCCCCTGCTCGGCCTCGAGAAACCCGAGCGGCCCATGACAGAGATGCTCGAGATCATCGCGCCCGGCAAGCGCTGCCGCGATGGTGTCGCGACTGCCCATGACGCTTTTCAGGAAAGTGTCACGGCGTGCGTCGTCCAGCGTGCCCACTAGTGAATGCTCCCGCAGCCACGGGCTTTCAAGCAGCGCTTCGACGGCCTGTTCAAGGGAGATGGCCTGACGCTCATCCCCCCGGGCGCGGATCACCGGCAGCTCGATGCGACAGCGCCCCGAGAGGCTTCGATGCTTGAGATGAAGGCGTAGACAGGTATCGCGCGCGGCCGTCAGGGGAATCACGGCAGTGTCGTCGCTGCCATCATTCTCCAGCCACCAGTGTGTGGTTTCGCGCAGCAGCGCGTTGAAAAAACTGGTCGCCGCCAGCCGATCGGCCCACTCGGTGCTGGCGGGGGGCGTTGGGTGGCGAGAAAGGTCCTGCATCGAGCACTCCTGTCAGGGTCATATTGACCGGCATCTTCTGGCGTGAAAGCAAGCATAGTCGATCGCGTAAAAGCCTGCGCCGGGCCTTTGGACCCGTTGGGACACGTTATTGGCCAATACAAATGATTTTGATAATGCTTCTCATTTGAGCTATGGTAACCCCCTGTTATCGCACCGATCCAAGCCTTCCGGTGTCCGTCCACTGACAACGCGACTTGTCAGGAGTCAACGTGAACCAGCCATTTTCTTCCCGACTCCCCCTGGAGCATG contains:
- a CDS encoding formate dehydrogenase accessory sulfurtransferase FdhD yields the protein MSLSDYEDATQTPNEQLQGPSELPVTLSFNETAYASVLATPEALEHWAVGFAFSEGMITRASQVGEITTDRLRHGVRVRMSVPAHIERLAGERRRVTSASSSCGRCGSAEEAQMLEGLQRLPASRPPVPAQLEKALEKLSADGQPGLHMALGFDVDGQWLGSGVDIGRHNALDKLIGASLVENRPIAMVLLSSRCSLELVQKAVRAGIPTLATLSHPSPLAVDIARLCALNLICCHRGRRLTLLSSG
- a CDS encoding LysR family transcriptional regulator; its protein translation is MDHRQLGFLVALARERHFGRAATACNVTQPTLSARLKQLEEELGCALIIRGHRFEGLTPEGEHVLSHARRILASLDELNAELDPSSPPSGLLRLGLIPSALDAVSSWVVPLREHYPALTLRLMERATLPLMQSLMEGDIDVAVGYLDVPAAEPFVARRLHTERYALLAREDCFTLPERPAWADIGNFPLCLLTPDMQHRHRIDLHARREGVTLSPVLETESMAALERLVGQGAGVGIVEQHGPEVLRHSGLVHRLLPATGEDPPVGLLWRAGAPPSRRLQALLEWLREPGEAPM
- a CDS encoding HAD family hydrolase, with product MQPTGKYCAVLFDFDGTLADSESAHHRVWNEILGEMGAHIDDEEYKRESSGVPVTQEVERLIQTRGLSISAKALVDRKVERTVASFTRDPIALMDHALEMLEWCREQGLPMALITGSGRQEIAPTLEHYDLTRFFDHIVTRNDVTHSKPHPECYLKGLSLCGIEAAQAVAIEDTCHGVNAAHAAGIDVIAIPNAYSRGQDVSRATVELESLAQARDWIDVRCVKRQP
- the fhuF gene encoding siderophore-iron reductase FhuF, with translation MHDALFNERLARFGPVLTRRREGMDTVMPLRRLLEGNVLEGVLKRFSEHHGPCERRALATQWSKHYLSQLIIPVTVIELCRDIHLPTNIDEMGVILAEDGTPERFVLPHEGTISLDNGCARFCPLIARHLTPLIDTLARRVHFSPRVLWSNAAVYFEFAVNELDRQGLASPYEIDGARAMMALRQLPDRQRNPFYRPVDYIDVADDDGATEPWRCRRMCCLRYLDDTLGLCGNCPRLKTTRADNHQAQA
- a CDS encoding lysine N(6)-hydroxylase/L-ornithine N(5)-oxygenase family protein, giving the protein MADTPELLDLAGIGAGPFNLSIAALADGLPTLSTRFFDRQKRYVWHEGMMLPDTHLQTGFLKDLVTAIDPTSRWSFLNYLVQHRRFYRFLNAELSTVSRAEFSDYLRWAAEGLDNVWLDHSVREIDHDGEHFQLRTDTRAFRARHLCLGSGKTPWLPAFAREHQSERCLHAESIAWHARDFTNQRVVIVGGGQSGADIFINALRGHWGPPKSLHWLSRRRNFQPLDETAFTNEYFTPGYTSQFARLEDDVRRREVNAQKYASDGITPAALSGIYQTLYHRFDVMNEPRWAHLLPHREAVDMTRVGNGFMLDARHGMTGGLERFDADVVIFATGFESSLPECMAPLLDRIQRDAHGEPSMGDHFMLDWQGGGDSRLYAVNAGRTRYGIAEPQLSLMAWRSAVILNHLSGEPHFDLEDDPGPVAWSPMGRESS
- a CDS encoding IucA/IucC family protein, which gives rise to MSAESGSSILPPMLATIDAEEAIRRHWSHANRALIAKMISELAYEQVLLPKNGLGGWRLDIEVVAPEDRSTSAESRACGRWHFQAQANLWGQLLIEVDSLRGPKDTSEMPEAAEFLLALAPGMGMNDAQLAEHLEDLYNTLRGDCYLIEVHQRLGADEAIRLAEPQRQAVLDGHPKFLFNKGRRGWGVQSLERYAPEYAHPFQVEWLMVRRKRLKSSRMAIDEAELLDSVLDEEQRRLLLAARDGKCAVLGEKAEAFALMPVHPWQWARMLSMLHVGDIGRGDMAWLGAFGDHFVAQQSLRTLTNASRPGRYDLKLPITIMNTSSYRGIPGQYMLAGPAASHWLQARARDDEELHRAGLEILAEPASAVVEHDQYGRLDEAPYRFRELCGVIWREGLAPRIAEGEQALLMSELMQCDADGRAWLAAYIEASGVEAEQWLSRMFEATLIPMYHLICRFGIIIIAHGQNLTLILRDGVPHRLALKDFQGDLRLVDEDFPEAHDLPRELVDVTVRLPPEKLIHDLQTGHFVTLLRFVAPLAAQVGVSETRFYQICAKALETYMARNQALEERFDMFSLFKPRILRLGLNRSKFLHANDHSAARMLPDMDHLIDNPLYHCLSDDDSLRQQGETALSRQGA
- a CDS encoding GNAT family N-acetyltransferase, coding for MSSRDDLSASERLAPSQTLMLLEAIDHHFATHPACRLLILDEAWRADPHWYPLCQALGAPRVLRESFYQRPWHWLKSDYAAQPFEIELGRPWRPIKPRGVVYERFDPRLEQHLTLRLCDAERDLDRLHQWMQCERVSRFWQQNKPREAFSEWLDHRLAEPHRLSLIGELDGEAFGYFELYWAPEDVLGEYYDWQAFDRGLHVLVGEENYRGARFVDAWLTGLEHYAYLSEPRTDRVVLEPDAGNERIFRHLERMGLFSLREFDLPDKRAMLVMGTRYHFFGQVM
- a CDS encoding IucA/IucC family protein codes for the protein MQDLSRHPTPPASTEWADRLAATSFFNALLRETTHWWLENDGSDDTAVIPLTAARDTCLRLHLKHRSLSGRCRIELPVIRARGDERQAISLEQAVEALLESPWLREHSLVGTLDDARRDTFLKSVMGSRDTIAAALAGRDDLEHLCHGPLGFLEAEQGLLVGHDFHPAPKSQAPFDAEQARDHTPEHRASFALVWWGVSPARAVGDSSRETAAAAMMHDLLPETLAERLPVGFSALPMHPWQSRFLQQRDDVATMINAGELIVLGEEGDQSVRRWYPTSSHRSLYCPQAEWMVKGSLSARLTNSLRVLHGNEVMRGLRLDRWWPDVSPDIREHFYLMQEPAWLGFKNDDGEIDEASLALLRENRIPASDATSNVLATLTQPLGEPGQTLLANGVRRLAVRENLGERDAALEWFDAFCRRVLSPLIRLVVEEGIVLLAHQQNIVVRLEDERPVGVDYRDCQGSGVTEHFMARHPGERVSQDHRITADMLTRYFPYYVIVNSTLAVTAALAEADLIDEAVLVSHLRDHLTALRERAGNGDTTLLDHLLDSNTLEVKSNFFCYLSGINESTLDDPAKIYLDMPNPLSIPSTVD